One part of the Streptomyces nigra genome encodes these proteins:
- a CDS encoding phosphotransferase family protein, translated as MTAHSLLSGLAARAEVSAHSRAPDCGSCAAVTLADRPDATVVRHAGTVAKAHPPDSTPADLVPRLTTAAGLPGLLLPPLTPAPADLHGRLVTCWPYGRPVDPADPDAAPWEEAAALLAGLHRAPVPAGPPVMRGPAKAALAVTRLRSATGTPRPAASTVLRAWDALPAWARAEAPQPAPGALCHGDFHLGQLVRHPAPDGPWLLIDVDDLGTGVPAWDLGRPAAWYACGLLEPDEWSRFLAAYRAAGGPAVPAEGDPWSALDVPARALTVQTAARAITKATAEGRALDEVEQCLVDACDRMVPVPPELTQGTPK; from the coding sequence GTGACCGCCCATTCCCTGTTGTCCGGCCTCGCCGCGCGCGCCGAGGTCTCGGCCCACTCCCGCGCTCCCGACTGCGGGTCGTGTGCGGCCGTCACCCTCGCCGACCGCCCCGACGCCACCGTCGTCCGGCACGCCGGCACCGTGGCCAAGGCCCACCCGCCGGACAGCACCCCGGCCGACCTGGTCCCCCGCCTCACCACCGCCGCGGGCCTCCCCGGCCTCCTCCTGCCCCCGCTCACCCCCGCGCCCGCCGACCTGCACGGCCGGCTCGTCACCTGCTGGCCGTACGGCCGTCCCGTGGACCCCGCCGACCCCGACGCGGCTCCCTGGGAGGAGGCCGCGGCGCTGCTCGCCGGGCTGCACCGCGCGCCCGTCCCGGCCGGGCCGCCCGTGATGCGGGGACCGGCGAAGGCCGCGCTCGCCGTGACTCGGCTCCGCTCCGCCACCGGCACCCCGCGCCCGGCGGCGTCCACCGTTCTGCGCGCCTGGGACGCCCTCCCGGCCTGGGCCCGCGCCGAGGCCCCGCAGCCGGCCCCGGGCGCCCTGTGCCACGGCGACTTCCACCTCGGCCAGCTCGTCCGGCACCCGGCGCCGGACGGGCCGTGGCTGCTGATCGACGTCGACGACCTCGGCACTGGCGTCCCCGCCTGGGACCTGGGCCGCCCGGCCGCCTGGTACGCCTGCGGACTGCTGGAACCCGACGAGTGGAGTCGCTTCCTCGCCGCCTACCGGGCCGCCGGCGGCCCCGCCGTCCCGGCCGAAGGAGACCCCTGGTCGGCGCTGGACGTCCCGGCCCGTGCCCTCACCGTGCAGACCGCCGCCCGCGCGATCACCAAGGCGACCGCCGAGGGGCGGGCCCTGGACGAGGTCGAGCAGTGCCTGGTGGACGCCTGTGACCGAATGGTGCCCGTCCCGCCCGAGTTGACCCAGGGCACCCCGAAGTAG
- a CDS encoding zf-TFIIB domain-containing protein yields the protein MQCPKCHAPMHTYNRNGVQIEQCSGCRGIFLDYGELEALTRLESQWTQPAPPPPAAPQAYPAAAPQAPAWGAPHGGHGAHYGNRRHKSFGHMLFSS from the coding sequence ATGCAGTGTCCGAAGTGCCATGCGCCGATGCACACCTACAACCGCAACGGCGTGCAGATAGAGCAGTGCAGCGGCTGCCGGGGGATCTTCCTCGACTACGGCGAGCTGGAGGCGCTGACCCGGCTGGAGTCCCAGTGGACCCAGCCGGCCCCGCCGCCCCCGGCCGCTCCGCAGGCCTACCCGGCCGCCGCCCCGCAGGCCCCGGCGTGGGGCGCTCCGCACGGCGGGCACGGCGCCCACTACGGCAACCGCCGCCACAAGAGCTTCGGCCACATGCTGTTCTCCAGCTGA